The genomic stretch CCGAAGAAACATTGAAGTTATTAAACTTGTTGCccaagaaaaggaaaaacgatcaaaattaaaaaaaaaaaataaagaaatcaAAATTGATGAATAAATTAatgcataaataaaaaagggcgcaaaaaaaaaaaaaaaaaaatatatatatatatatatatatatatatatataaattaatatatgaatgaaagtatttcattaaaaaataaataaataaataaaaataaaaaataaataaaaatataaacataaataaaaaagtgtatatatatacatatatgcaCAATTTAatgaaaggaaaaaatatacattctTGTGAacatgtaaattttttttatatatacatggtctttatataaataattaagaTTATTGttttgaaataatattttttaaataactttttatgttatattgtttttacataattatatatatatatatatatatatatttatttatttatttatttatttattttttttattttttttttttttttttcataactttgttattttgataatattctccttttttatttaattttttgtatgtatatgtgtataatatttataaaagaataacaTAATGATATTTGATTTTGCATTAAATAATTGCTGTGAAAGAAatcaatatataacattCATAAATATTTCCGTGTGTgcaattataaatataatttgttgGAAATGGAAAATTCTAGAACCATTCAAATTGTTGACAGTTTTTTTACATGAGTTTTCTCATGCCTCTGCTTGTTGGTTAACTGGAGGGAAGGTCAAGGCAATAGGTTaaattttaagaaataaaaccaatacaaaaaaattaaataagtataaacatatacatatgtttgtatatatatatatatatatatatatatataaatatgtgaattaatttatgttaatataattttcattttgctttatatcttcatatttattattattatttatttatttatttttctgttTAGAGGTAAATAAAGATCATGGAGGTTCTACAAGAACAGTTGGCGGTAATCAATATCTTATATTACCAGCTGGTTATATTGGTTCATGTTTTTATGGaatgttttttatattgatGGCTTATTTAAGTAAATGGACTTTATTAATATCAACggtatttttatgttttttattattactagtACTAGTAGTATATGCAAAGAATATGTTTTTACGTTTTCtgtgtttattatttttaagtaTAACTATATCCATATGGGTATTATGTGAATATTATAAGGATAAAGTATATTATTGgccattaataataataatgacttTTATAGGAGTATTAAACGAAATGTATAGTATAGTAGATATTTTTGAAGATTTAATTACGAGATCCACACCGGATTCAGATTCATATAAGTATGCCAAACTAACAAAATGTAGTTCTAAATTATGTGGAGTCCTATGGcttttaattaatttcttttttattattttaacgATTTATTTAATTGGAGCTATTCAAGTCAAAAATTTTGATACAGAATTATATCACAAAGTTGGTATACAGATCAAAAAgtaaacattatatatattcatatgttatttattaaaatatatgatgagAAGGTATAGAATAATATGgggaatataaatataatatatacatatatatatacaatatatatataatatatatataatatatatatttttttttgttttttttttttgcgaaaatttcatcattttttgtgaatgttactatatataaatatatgttttttttttttttttttttttttttttttaagtttaatataatatatttttaaataaaaaaaaaaaaaaaagacttGCTTCTATTCTATAATTTGTCAAATAAATTacgtaaataaaatattatatatatatatatatatattatgttgtCATACTTAACAAAAAATGCAATTAACAGTAAATTAGTTTTTATAGAACATTCATAtggtaatattatatatatatatatatatatatatatatttttttttttttttttttttttttttttttttttttttcttgatcatataaaaatgaaacatacagttttaataaaaagaaaagaaaaaaaaaattaaacattatatatttaaaaaaattaagatagcatattttaattattttattttttattcaaaaaaaaaaataatatgtatattatatatatatatatatatatatatataattaaaataagaaagcaatttattattagatatattttttttataaatatcaatttaaatattaagaataaaaatatttgtatatatattagataatTTTGGTccagaaaaaagaaattgataaggataaatattaataaatatatttcatcttataagaataaatataatatatatatatatatatataccaaacGTATAagactttatttttttttttttttttttgatgtgatttttattttcctttttgttttattatgaaGTATGGACAAGTTGTGGTCGGTCCTGCGGGTAGTGGGAAGAGCAATTATTGTAAAATGATGAAAgaatttatgaaaataaaaaaacgtAATTGTTATGTAGTAAATTTGGATAGTGCATGtgaagaatattattatgaaagaAAGAAGAAGCCTATAAAtactacatataatatagaaaaagaattaaatgattattatgatacgATATATGATATAGATATAAGAAATTATGTAGaagtaaataatttaatggAAGAGCAAAATTTAGGGCCAAATTGTGCTTTATTAAGAAGtgtagaaatattatatgagaattcttatttattagaagatgaattaaataattatgatgatgatgataattattttattatagatACGCCTGGACAAATTGAATTGTATACACATACcgattattttaaaaaaattttaaatatattcagtGAACAGAATATAAGACTagttattgtttttttaatagatatttcatttattagtTCTAATACAAAACTTTTATCGGCTTATCTTACTAGTTTATCCACTATGATAAATTTTGAACTAccacatattaatatattaaccaAATGTGATTTATTAATTAGtaagaattattatcatgaatttaataattttaaaaatcgaaataactttttttatcaaaaacaattatataagaaaattaatcaaaaattaatatattataaaaaacaagGAACATATCAAAAGAATAATGCCGAAGAAAATgatctttataataataaccataATTTACgtcatatgaaaaataattatcataatttaaatttaactAATCAAGAACACaatcaaaataatgatgaagatgataaaTCATTTCTTGAAGAAATcgaatttattaataataccaAATCATTCAAAGATGAATTTGTATTATGGTCAGATGTTGAAAATACAAGTGTATCAAGTTATTCTTCATTTAATTCTaatcaaaaagaaaataataattccaTTTATAATTCTTCTGATGAACAAAAAAGTGTTATATCGGATGAATGTGAagaaagtatatataaaaaaaattatgaaaaattaaatgatatcCTTTCCTTAGATCCTcatgatataataattactGCAAATAAATGCAtgtcaaaaaaatattataaattaaataatgccTTTGCAAATATAATAGAAGATTTTAATTTAGTTTCCTTTTTAcccttaaatatatatgacgATGATAATGtagattttattattaattcgATAGATATGATAATACAATATGGCGAGGACAAGGATGTCAATGATAATTATGACATGTTTTCTTGAATTAATGGAAACAAGTCAAATGATCTTTATGCATATAAATGTTCATAtaaatgttcatatatatgtaaacataaacataaacataaatatataaatatatatatatatattatatatatatttatattgttatatatttatatttttttgtacaaaagttattacattttaaagataatattaacaacaatttattatttactttatttttaattatatacatatgtatatatttatttatttatttaaaaacttaaaaaaaattatatgttcattgtagttaatttttttttcattcatacCGTAGCTGTTTATCAAAAACACTTACcggtatatatacatatattattaataaaatacgtttatattttcacaaaaaaaaaaaaaaaaaaaaaaaaattaaatattaaaatatatatacatatatatcacatTTCGTTGCCCCGTATGTTCAGGtttctaatattatatgGATGGACACCCAATATtcccatatatttatttaataaatattttgttacTTCTGAAAATACTACATTAATATCTTCAAAAAATTGTCCttcaatatttataacaacaatattattttctattctTATTAATTCTAGTATACTATGTTCtgtaaaataatatggataatcttttttaaaaatttctaTGTCTTTTTTTACCTCATCAAAGGTtggtatataattatatttatttcgaAAAATGTtcgaattatttataaatggtTGTTTCTTCTCATCATCATTACTATCACATAATTTCTTATTTCTGTTGTTactaaatttcttttttttataaacaaaattattattattattattattataagcaATATTTTTCAAAGAATTGTGTTGtactataaaaaatatacaagatGAGGGATTTATATGGCCGTAAAGTACTTTATTTCTCTTCAATAAATAGcaatatgataaaattattttgtataaaataagtaaatataaaaatataaatttcatttttttttttttttcttttttattctcacaaaaaaaaaaaaaatactgtCACCCCTATAACTCAAGGatcacataaatatatatatatatatatatatatatatgtaatctATATTATAGTTTGAATATAACACAAATTTGTTTCCTTTTTatgacataaaaaaaatatatgttacattttatataacctTTCTCACATATTATTGAAGAaaacttattttatatatatcccacatggttataaaatatatatacaatatatatgtatatacatttttatttttttttatttttttttattttttttatattttttcttttattttttttgttccttactaattatattttataagatattttattattacatatacttTTGCCTTGAATTCTTTTTGTTATTAAATGCTTTTTAGTTGATGTTTTACttaaacttttttttaaatatagatATTCTTTTTCTAAATCGTTATAATcctaataatttatatatgaatgtgTACGCGcgttaatatttaataatagtCGAGAtgataagataaaaaaaaaaaatatatatttatatatatatatatatacatatatatatattactaacTTCTTGTAATAACTTAAGTTTATTTCTCAAATTATTCAGAGCAAGATTATCGTtgatatttcttatattctCAAGAGCTTcctgtaaaaaatataatcatatatcatatattatatatatatatatatatatatatatatatatatttatgtgtgtgtgttctttattttttataaaccaTATATtcacttaaaaaaaaaaaaaaaaatgaaactcTGAatgacttttttttttttttttatttttttttttttattaatatatatataatttatcttactttgtttttcttttccctttcttcattttgtttaattaaatcatttattttttccttatatTCTAATACAACTTTGTCGTGTTTTTCTTTACAAGACTTTAAGTATGACGACaagttatttatttctttgcTTTAAGATGAATGGAAATAAAATTAGGAtacaaaagaagaaaatattattatatataaaatataagaaggttataattataatatattctatgACATAATCTATTCtatgatattttattttattatattatattgtgttatattaattttttttttttttttttttttttttttttttgagcaATTACTCTTTTGAAGATATATCTAAATCCAACTCTACAATAACACTATTAAGTTTAAGCAACTCATTTTTTAAGATTCTCTAAAATGAAGatatttcaaaaattaaatgattaaatatatacttataaataatatttgtatatattaccatttgtttttcatattcctcgttttctttttctttttggattttcaaaatttttattttatcttccATTAGTTGCTTttctaaagaaaaaaaaaaaaaaaaaaaaaaaaatatatatatatatatatataattagacataatttaaaaaataatatacgtattatatatatatttctttattttaaaacatttcTATGGGATCTTATCAAATGatcatattaaaatatattgtaataacCTAATTCCTTTTCCTTATTAATCTcttctattttttctttcaattCCTCATTCTGTCTCTGCACACTATAAGGTAATTATAAAAGaacacataaataatatttaatatccATTGGTATATACATTAACTTAATCATATTTGAATTTCATTTTACtcttcaaatatattttcgttctttattattttatgagtCTGCTCAGATATTCTTAATGAGACATCTAGATTGTCTAGGTGTAATATGTAAAATGTAAGTATGAGGAATTAggttttaaatattttacaaaataaaaattatgttgAACAacacatattaaatatatatatatatataatatatatgtttttttttttttttttttttttttttttttttttttttaattttgtatGAATTGTACTTTTCCTTTCctcttcatatttttcatttatttcttGGAGACTTATCAAGGCctgatttaattttaattcatataattttttttcttttaataaatgttCATAAGATTTTTCTAAATTTGTACAACTACTTAAAAAGTAATTTATATCAAAAGGGGGATTAACCATttcaaatattaatataagaaaaaaataataataataataataataataaataaattaaaaaatgtaaaacataaaatataaaatacaatatagaaaatacaaaatatataatgaaataatttCTTATAACAGAAAAATTTTGAAATCCATGTCTTATAAGAAAtgacacatatatatatatatatatatatatatatataatatttcatatatttattgatttataaatttatgtttCCGTaggtttcttttttttttttttttttttaaatcaaaaaaaatcattctataatatatatatatatatatatatatatatatcattttaccACTCCAATGTACATACATAtgaattacaaatatattttgtcatcttaacatatatatatttttatttatttcatgttATGGTTTTTATGCctataaaattatgataGTGACTCACATCACccaattttttaatttgtaaaaaagtaataaaatataaataagacagacaataatttataacaaaaaatatatgcatatatatgtacatatatatatatatatatatatatatatatttttgtataggATAAAAACATTTGGAcgttaaaaaattaaaaaaataataatattataacaaaataaatattccaCATGGATGTTAAAatagaatattaaaaaatgattaaattttttttttttttattagaaataGATATAACAAgtgataaaacaaaaataaataatacgcatataaatttgtttatatatatgtaaaagcATTTGCGCAGTGGTGGTctccttttattatatatttaatttttttttattttaatatttcaattTGCTGGTCGCATAGTgggaaataatataacatctTTTATGGAATTCTTGTTGGTTAAAAACATAGTAATTCTATCAATACCTAATCCTAAGCCTCCGGTAGGTGGTAAACCATATTCTAGAGAAGTGCAGAATGCCGAATCGAGTTGTGCTGCTTCAGTATCACCTTTTTCTCTATCTTTTTGTTGTAATTTGAAACAttctttttgtttaaaaGGATCGTTTAATTCTGTGTAAGCATTTAGAACTTCTTTTCCACAAATAAACATTTCTAATCTTTCTGTGAGCCCAGGTTTGGTTCTGTGGTATTTTGCAAGGGGGCTCATAATTTGTGGATGTTCAACAATGAAAAATGGTTTAtcgttatatttattttctataaaatGAGAAGCTAGTTGATCTAATAATTTGGCAGCTGTCGGAGGATTAGGTAATTCGATTTTATGttctttaataatattaatcattTTTTCAATAGTTTCATTTGAATCGAATGGTTGCTCTAATATGGTGTTGGTTACTTTTTCTATTTCCTCTACAATGGAAACCTTAGGATAAGGTGGTGTGAAATCTATTTCTATCGGTTGATTTTCTGGACcatctttattatatgaaattttatatgtaccaaataaatgatatactAATTGTGAGAAGAAATCTTCTGAccattttattaaatcattaTAATCAGCATATGCCCAATAAAATTCACACGAAGTAAATTCAGGATTATGTGTATTATCTATACCTTCATTTCTAAATACTTTACCAATTTCATAGACTTTATCTATACCACCTACtattaacatttttaaaGGTAATTCAGTAGCTATTCGTAAATATAGATCTAAATCTAAATCATTATGATGTGTAATAAATGGTCGTGCATTTGCTCCACCGGCTATTAAATTCATCATTGGTGTTTCTACTTCAAAGAAACCTctttcatttaaaaaatttcttaagaaattaattatttttgttcttgTTACAAAAGTATGTCGAGATGattcatttattaataaatctaAATATCTTTGTCTATATCTTATTTCAGTATCTTTTAAACCATATTTCATAGGTAACATATGTAAACAAGCTGAAAGTAATATAGTTTCCTTAGGGAAAATACTTAATTCACCTTTCTTACTTTTACCAGGAAAGCCTACAATACCCACAATGTCACCTCTTCTTATCTTATCATAACATTCAGCGAAATTACCTTTCTCATGattatgaaaagaataatttGCTAACACTTGAATCTTCTCTCCATCTCCAACCAAATCAAAGAAACGTAATTTCTGACCAGAAGCAGATACTCTCATTATACGACCggtaatatttaatatggtATCTTCTAAATGTTCCCCATTACCTAAATCTTTATATTTCTCAATAAACTCAGGAATACTTATTGTCCTCTCAAATTTGTGTGGATAAGGGTTGATTCCTTTATCTTTTTGGTCTTGTATAAATTTGGATCgattttcaaaatataatcTTGGATCCACTTCACCTTCCTCctcttttttcttatctCTACAAAGGTACACAAATTAAAAGGCATAAAtcacaatatataaatatgaatgaataaataatatatatatatatatatatatatataacattagtTTAATGATATTCctatatatctatttatcattatcttcatttttttcgttatatatatgtatatgtatatgtatatgtattttattttatttttttattttttatttttttttatttattttttttttttttccttattacTTGCTTGCATTCACGACTCGCTTATTCTTTTCGCCTTCAAGAACGTGCTCCTTTTTCTCATTCATTGTGACAAAACAACTTTTTAGATGACAATCTATGTGcttttttgtgttttttaaaattttggagaatgatttttcaaaaatatatgtattcacgtgtttatattttaaaaaggataataaaaatgactTACTTGTCATAAGAATCTTTtgacaaataaataaatatatatatatatatatatatatttatatttaaattaattttttaattttttttttttttttttaaggaaGGAACgactacatatataaaaatatgtttaatatatatatatatatataatacatatattataatatttagaaatatatatttttaacttctctaggtaaaaaaaaaaaaaaataatgtatataatatatacatataaatatatattattatataattatacatacatatatttattacatatatatatatatatatatatatatatatatatattatataattaatatataacataaattctatctttttttatttttaaattcaatTCCTTGTTCAACtttcttaaaatataaaaaataagatatatacatataatcatataaattatataaagttttttattttttcgaacaaaaatattttatattttaagagtgcattttatatctttttctatGTTAATCACTTAACTGAATAATGTagttaaattaattattattcaaagtaaaaaaaaaaaaaaaaaaaatgacaaaagtttttattttatgtgttTCATGCGgtttattgaaaaaaaaaaaaaaaaaggctCCCATCTACATATCATCATACTTGATggatatataaacatttatatatctaacaataatatatatatatataaaaatatatttatatatttatatattttatatataatatataatatataattttttaataagtaatatatttttgtaaccatatatattatatttatacaattctatttttttttacttgtCAAATAAAAGTCTTAtgtgcaaaaaaaaaaaaaaaaaaaaaaagcattattattttttctttttttttttaaatataggAAGGACAacggaaaataaaaaaaaaaatatatatatatatattatatatatattaataaattatggtAAAGcatactttttaaaaaacctattttatattttaatattatttaagtttgttattttatgtagtgaaaaagaataaagaagaagattaaaataataataaaatcatCCTTATTTTAGGatatatatcaatttatTATGTAACCTTCTAAAATGGTTTCtctacatttatataataaataaaaattaccatgttaatctttttattttatttttatttattttataaaatgaatttataaatatagttttttttaaaaaaaaaataaacaaaaaacaaaaaaatattttaaaaataaaaaataataaaaacatccaaaagaaaaaaaaaaaaaaaaaaaaaaaaggaaaagaaatgataatatatgatatgataaaatgatattatcaaaagacattataaaataatatcgaataaaatgaaaagattaaaaattgaaaaaataaataatctttataaaaatatatttaattttatttatatgattattatatatatgtgttataatgatatataatattttattaaaatggtACAAGAGAAACGAAATAACTCTGGTGTTTTAtgtttcttcatttttcctagaaaaaaataaaataaaaaatatatatatatatatatatatataggtaacataaaatatatgttgtataatatgtttatatttttatatagaaGAGACAAAGTCTATccctatatatttatatatttatatatttacatatttataatttcctTACACTTCCATTATTAAAGTTATTGTATCCccctttaataatatttttccaagttccttttttgtatttttttttacggATATTTCTTTTGTTTGATCTAATAccatattcatatattcatcAAATCCCTGTAGGTAaccatttatataatatataaatatatatatgtataatattattaatatcatatGTACAGATTATATGTGTATCTATTTAATTCACTTACCAATATAATACCTTCTATTCTCATATCAGGTTTATCATATAACCATATTTGTACAACCGTTTTGTTCGTAAAAAACCTAAATATTTGGTTCTGtcgataatttaaaaaaaaaaaaaaaaaaaaaaaaaaaaatatacatataaat from Plasmodium falciparum 3D7 genome assembly, chromosome: 13 encodes the following:
- a CDS encoding peptidase, putative, producing MIFDFALNNCCERNQYITFINISVCAIINIICWKWKILEPFKLLTVFLHEFSHASACWLTGGKVKAIEVNKDHGGSTRTVGGNQYLILPAGYIGSCFYGMFFILMAYLSKWTLLISTVFLCFLLLLVLVVYAKNMFLRFLCLLFLSITISIWVLCEYYKDKVYYWPLIIIMTFIGVLNEMYSIVDIFEDLITRSTPDSDSYKYAKLTKCSSKLCGVLWLLINFFFIILTIYLIGAIQVKNFDTELYHKVGIQIKK
- a CDS encoding GPN-loop GTPase, putative, coding for MKYGQVVVGPAGSGKSNYCKMMKEFMKIKKRNCYVVNLDSACEEYYYERKKKPINTTYNIEKELNDYYDTIYDIDIRNYVEVNNLMEEQNLGPNCALLRSVEILYENSYLLEDELNNYDDDDNYFIIDTPGQIELYTHTDYFKKILNIFSEQNIRLVIVFLIDISFISSNTKLLSAYLTSLSTMINFELPHINILTKCDLLISKNYYHEFNNFKNRNNFFYQKQLYKKINQKLIYYKKQGTYQKNNAEENDLYNNNHNLRHMKNNYHNLNLTNQEHNQNNDEDDKSFLEEIEFINNTKSFKDEFVLWSDVENTSVSSYSSFNSNQKENNNSIYNSSDEQKSVISDECEESIYKKNYEKLNDILSLDPHDIIITANKCMSKKYYKLNNAFANIIEDFNLVSFLPLNIYDDDNVDFIINSIDMIIQYGEDKDVNDNYDMFS
- a CDS encoding lysine--tRNA ligase; protein product: MTSKSFLLSFLKYKHVNTYIFEKSFSKILKNTKKHIDCHLKSCFVTMNEKKEHVLEGEKNKRVVNASKDKKKEEEGEVDPRLYFENRSKFIQDQKDKGINPYPHKFERTISIPEFIEKYKDLGNGEHLEDTILNITGRIMRVSASGQKLRFFDLVGDGEKIQVLANYSFHNHEKGNFAECYDKIRRGDIVGIVGFPGKSKKGELSIFPKETILLSACLHMLPMKYGLKDTEIRYRQRYLDLLINESSRHTFVTRTKIINFLRNFLNERGFFEVETPMMNLIAGGANARPFITHHNDLDLDLYLRIATELPLKMLIVGGIDKVYEIGKVFRNEGIDNTHNPEFTSCEFYWAYADYNDLIKWSEDFFSQLVYHLFGTYKISYNKDGPENQPIEIDFTPPYPKVSIVEEIEKVTNTILEQPFDSNETIEKMINIIKEHKIELPNPPTAAKLLDQLASHFIENKYNDKPFFIVEHPQIMSPLAKYHRTKPGLTERLEMFICGKEVLNAYTELNDPFKQKECFKLQQKDREKGDTEAAQLDSAFCTSLEYGLPPTGGLGLGIDRITMFLTNKNSIKDVILFPTMRPAN
- a CDS encoding small nuclear ribonucleoprotein E, putative codes for the protein MATTNKKLQKIMTQPINQIFRFFTNKTVVQIWLYDKPDMRIEGIILGFDEYMNMVLDQTKEISVKKNTKKELGKILLKGDTITLIMEVKNEET